CCAAACCACACTAGGACACCAAAAACATCTACAGGGGTTGAGAAGTTCAGGAATGGATCAGCTATAGTCATAATGAAGAATGGCAACCAGCAAAGCAGAAAAATTCCCATTACAATGCCTAGAGTTTTAGCtgcttttctctccctctgttctGAAGAACGGTTCTTTGTTTCACATTTTCCAATAGTAGTTCTTTCAGCCATTACTTTAGCTTGTTTTCGTGcaacatgaaatattttaaggTAAAGACAGCTCATGATAGTTCCCGGAACGAAAAATGCCACAAGGGCAGCAATGACTCCCCACTGTCTGTTAAAAATCAAAGCACAGTTTCCAACACAGGAGCTCAGCATTAAAAGGTCCTCCAAACCGTCAAGATTTACATTAGACAGTACCACTCCAAAGCTAAATGAGAACGAGAAGAGCCAAATGACAGCAATGCCCACAACCACTCTGTCATTTGTCACCTTCATTTTATAACTCAGAGGGTCGGTAATGGCCATGTATCGGTCAATAGAAACCAAACAGAGGTGCAGGATGGACACAATACTTAGTGTCATGTCTAAACTGGAATGGATTTTACAAAAAATCTCCCCCAAGAACCAGCAGCCTTCCACCCATCTCACCATGCTGAAAGGCATGATCATAGACCCAAGCAGACAGTCCACGACAGCCAGTGACAGGATGATGAAGTTAGTCGGAGAATGCAGCTGTTTAAAATAGGAAATCGTGATGATGACCAGCAGATTCCCAAAAACAGTCATAAGTATTGTAGGaagcattaaaatgtacatGACAAATCTAATAACAACGAAACGAGCTGTTCGGAGGCAGGAGTCTGGCTCATGTGGAAAGCAGAGAAGTGCTGTATCCACATTAGCATGGGTTGCATTTGTAATGAGGCTCCCTATCCACTCCATTTGgttgtgttatttaaaaaaaagtttgaaattatTTAGGAGATTACCAATTATAGCGTTATAAAAATATCACCAcctaggaattttttttttttttaatttattcagtCTCAATATGTCTAactgtacacattattttattatctgaACCCACAAGCTAGCTGTGTATGACCTACTTGACTTAAATACGTtcgggtttaaaaaaaaagtcaacaccGGTTTACCTTTGGGATGCTTTAATGTGACATCATATCTCTGTCAGATACTGTAAACACTTGCtgtataatgagtctttattggtcacatatacatatgcatagtgaaattcttttctttgcttaccccagcatgtcaggaagttggggtcagagcacaggtcAGCCTTGATACAGCGCCCcttgagcagagagggttaagtgccttgctcaagggcccaacagtggcagcttggcagtgctggagattgaacccccaaccttctaatcagtaacccagagccttaaccatcaagccaccactgccccctgtATCTGCCTctccattattttttatggagtCACTTATAGTGCACTGATTTGGACATCAGCCTTGTTGTCCTACTGTATAGTAAAACACCTTCTCACATTACTTACTACCATGGTTTTCATAGTGGGGTCTGATCCGTAAAGCACTGCCTGGGTTCTGCGATTTAATCTTTAATTTCTGCGAAATAATCTTTTTTGACAGTGTTGGAAATCACAACCAGcgaatttattatatttttcaattAGTTTTTATAGTTGttagcctgtttgactggttGATTGGGTGTAATACAGACCTCAGTAACTGAAGGGGTTCATGAACTGGGCATGGAATGAGTTGCAAAATACTATTACCTTCGAAACACTTCCTTCTCTGAATACTTTCAAAGGTCTTTTGCAAACTGCCCTCAAGGAAACATGATGTTGTTGTACATAATTACTGACTTGAGGTGAAATGAGTTATTTAGTTAggtacagttacatttatatagcgcttttctagaccgtcaaagtgctttacatagtggGGGGGCATAGTTATGGATATCTCTGGTATGGCctctgtcttttctcttttGCTATTTCTCCTATGTTacttttttgtactgtatatgtttcaATGTATGAAATTGTTTCTTCTGTGTAAAACTATTTATGCTGCTATCTTGACAAGAACTCCCTGGAAGAAAAGCTCTTGTATTTCAATGGGACTCCTGGCTAAATAAaggataaatataaataaataaataaatttagctGAAATGGTCCCTGGCTGCAGAACATTTGAGAACCCCTGTAACATCGAATGTAATTGCCTGAACAGTAATGTTGTTAAGATGCTAAAGAGTTGATGCGAGAGTGTAATCAGGGGAGAAAATTTGATTTAGTGAATGCAAACATTCAACTTTTATCAGCTCAATATGGatttagtttattactgtaCATCACTTTCCATcacataaacatttcatatcaCCTGACCCATCACATGACCTCTATGGTATTGGTTTACTAAAAATCTCTGGAAAATGTAACTTTTCCAATCTCGTAAGGAGTTGTAATCCGACTGCAATATCTTATGTTTTGTTGTAACCACAATATTTAACCCTGTGGGATTTACCATTAAACATAGAAATGCAATTTGATGTCAGtattctaaatataaaaacattgaaaaatatacactatatggttgaacgtttgtggacacctgagcatcacaccggtatgctttttgaacatcccattccagatttattccccctttgaactgtgtaaaattttaacctaataattaaagtgaaaaataataagaatcattttaggggggttacaataacctggatgtataagtgtgcacacccctaaactaatacttagttgaagcacctttagattttatcacagccttcgatctttttgggtaagagtcgaTCAGTTTGGCGAGTCTTGACTTAGCAGTAATTActttatgtaatatatttacttgttctaatacattaatgTACttataaagttaatgtttaagCACTGTATCTGGAGATGAGTTACTCCCATgtaatgaggatttaataccaaAATTGTGTGCAGACTTCAGACCTCAAACATACCTACAGACATAGAGTAAGCTCTGCTTGGACAGTTGGGAGTTTTTGGAAAAACCTGAACTTGAATCTGACCTTGATATTAAATGGTCACATCATTCGAATTCAGTTGTTGGGAATTGGGCTCCTTCAGTGGCAACCTAGTAACAGATTGGGTTCCAAATACCCACTTTCTAAAagtgtctaaaatgtctttgaCTGTTTATTGCTTTTATTCACAAACTTTTTACATTGGTGTTTATGTATGGAGAATAAGCAGAAATATTGATTATTACAAAAAGTACACAACCCTTTGATGGATACTGTTTGAAATCTGGTTAACATGTATTGCATCATGCCAAGACACACTGCAATGAGGTAATGTTTGTCATCTGCAATAACGCCTAAGAGACCAGTTATCAGTTCTCACATTTAATGGTGAAGAATCTCTCAAAGGTATACAACTAAAGGTGTTGAAGACAAAACAGCTTAATGACTTCACACTCTCATCTAATTCTGGTCATCTCAAACCACAGACTGATTCTGTGTACAATATTACACCATCCTGTTTATCATTCATGTTTCCCTAATGGTTTATTTAGCATATTGCATTTTCACCAGATTGGTGTATCATTCATTGCCTTCTAATTGTTTATGCTGTCCATGGACACATTTCATCATGAATGGCCTATATGGCTTAATATATACACTTAATGCCCCATATATGAGCTGAGGAATTTACTTTGACCTTTTGATTAGTGTCTGCTATCTGCTGCAGTCTCTTTAAAACATATGAACTCAGATAAGAATAAATATGCTGTGTGAGCATCACAAACCTTTGATGGATACTGGTTGAAATCTGGTTAGCCTGTGTTGCACCATGACAAGACACAATGAGGTAATGTTTGTCATCTGAGATAATACCTGAGAGGCCAGTTATCAGTTCTCACATTTAATGATGGAGAATCTCTCACAGGTATTTGACTAATCAAAGGTGTTAAAGACAAAACAGCTTAATGACTTCACACTCTCGTTGAATTTTGGTCATTTAAATCCACAGACGAATTTGTGTATGTACGATATTGCACCATCCTAATTATCCTTCATGTTACCCTAATGATTAAAGGTGCAAGTCCACTTTTCAGAGAACTGATGCAACCTTTAACAAACAAATTTCACATCTTAGGTTCAATATTGCAACACAGCTTTATTCTTAC
This genomic interval from Ictalurus furcatus strain D&B chromosome 2, Billie_1.0, whole genome shotgun sequence contains the following:
- the LOC128618244 gene encoding trace amine-associated receptor 4-like, yielding MEWIGSLITNATHANVDTALLCFPHEPDSCLRTARFVVIRFVMYILMLPTILMTVFGNLLVIITISYFKQLHSPTNFIILSLAVVDCLLGSMIMPFSMVRWVEGCWFLGEIFCKIHSSLDMTLSIVSILHLCLVSIDRYMAITDPLSYKMKVTNDRVVVGIAVIWLFSFSFSFGVVLSNVNLDGLEDLLMLSSCVGNCALIFNRQWGVIAALVAFFVPGTIMSCLYLKIFHVARKQAKVMAERTTIGKCETKNRSSEQRERKAAKTLGIVMGIFLLCWLPFFIMTIADPFLNFSTPVDVFGVLVWFGYLNSTCNPLVYGFFYPRFQKAFKMIISKYVFHLNDSGNLTL